One window of Gloeocapsa sp. PCC 73106 genomic DNA carries:
- a CDS encoding SulP family inorganic anion transporter → MQLTNLIHFRNVKGDVFGGITAAVVALPMALAFGVASGAGAAAGLWGAVLVGFFAALFGGTPTLISEPTGPMTVVMTAIIAELTLADPEKGLAMAFTVVIMAGLFQIAFGLLGLGKYITMMPYTVISGFMTGIGVILVVLQIAPFLGQASPKGGVVGTIVNIPDIISNINPVETGLAIITIGILFFMPSKFKKVIPPQLIALIVGTLVSLLFFGDTEIRRIGEIPTGLPALQMPVFSGGQFRLMFFDSIVLGMLGCIDALLTCVVADSLTRTEHNSNKELIGQGIGNIASGLFGGLAGAGATMGTVVNIQTGAQTALSGITRALILLVVVVWAAPLTANIPLAVLAGIALKVGTDIMDWNFLKRVHRISWKAAGILYGVIALTVFVDLIAAVGIGVFVANVLTIDKLSALRSDSIKTITDADDKIVLSPQERQILDMANGRILLFHLSGPMIFGVAKAIDRKHNAVNSYDVLIVDLSEVPMMGVTSSLALENAIKESVDQHRQVFIVGAAGKVKRRLESLGLSEVIPPHHWLGDRLVALQQGLAIVRGVDADPYYSTNDEPLPRV, encoded by the coding sequence ATGCAACTAACCAATCTGATACACTTTCGCAACGTAAAAGGAGACGTATTTGGCGGCATCACCGCTGCGGTTGTGGCGTTACCCATGGCTTTAGCTTTCGGGGTCGCTTCCGGTGCCGGTGCTGCAGCGGGATTATGGGGGGCGGTACTAGTAGGCTTTTTTGCCGCTTTGTTTGGGGGAACACCTACCCTGATTTCTGAACCAACCGGTCCGATGACGGTAGTTATGACGGCGATTATCGCTGAGTTGACCTTAGCTGATCCAGAAAAAGGGTTGGCTATGGCGTTCACAGTGGTAATAATGGCGGGATTATTTCAGATCGCTTTTGGGCTATTGGGGCTAGGCAAATACATTACGATGATGCCCTATACCGTTATTTCGGGCTTTATGACGGGAATTGGGGTAATTCTAGTAGTGTTGCAAATCGCTCCATTTTTAGGACAAGCGAGTCCAAAAGGAGGTGTGGTTGGTACCATCGTCAACATACCGGATATAATAAGTAACATTAACCCCGTGGAAACAGGATTGGCGATAATAACGATCGGCATTCTGTTTTTCATGCCATCTAAATTCAAAAAGGTTATTCCACCCCAACTAATAGCTTTAATCGTTGGTACGCTGGTTTCTCTGTTATTCTTTGGCGACACCGAGATTCGACGCATTGGAGAAATTCCCACGGGGTTACCTGCTTTGCAAATGCCTGTATTCTCTGGTGGTCAATTCAGATTGATGTTCTTTGACTCTATAGTATTGGGAATGCTCGGTTGTATTGACGCTTTGTTAACTTGTGTGGTAGCTGATAGTCTGACTCGTACCGAACACAATTCTAATAAGGAATTAATAGGTCAGGGAATCGGTAATATCGCTTCTGGTTTATTTGGGGGACTTGCTGGAGCTGGTGCGACGATGGGAACTGTCGTCAATATCCAAACGGGAGCACAGACGGCTTTATCGGGTATCACTCGCGCGTTAATTTTACTGGTGGTAGTAGTGTGGGCGGCGCCCTTAACCGCTAATATTCCCCTAGCAGTCTTGGCGGGTATTGCGCTGAAAGTTGGTACCGACATCATGGACTGGAATTTCCTCAAACGGGTACATCGCATTTCTTGGAAAGCTGCGGGAATTCTCTATGGTGTAATCGCTCTGACGGTATTCGTGGATTTAATCGCTGCGGTAGGGATTGGTGTGTTTGTCGCTAATGTTTTAACTATTGACAAGTTATCTGCATTGCGTTCTGACTCGATTAAAACTATCACCGACGCCGATGATAAAATCGTCCTTAGTCCCCAGGAAAGACAGATCTTGGATATGGCTAATGGTCGTATTTTGTTATTCCATCTGAGCGGTCCCATGATCTTCGGTGTAGCTAAAGCGATCGACCGCAAACATAACGCAGTTAATTCCTATGATGTCTTGATTGTTGATTTGAGCGAAGTACCTATGATGGGTGTAACTTCTTCTCTGGCTTTGGAAAATGCGATCAAAGAATCTGTTGACCAACATCGTCAAGTCTTTATCGTTGGTGCTGCAGGTAAAGTCAAGCGTCGTTTAGAAAGTTTAGGGTTGAGCGAAGTCATTCCACCCCATCACTGGTTAGGCGATCGCCTGGTGGCTTTACAACAAGGTTTAGCGATCGTTCGTGGAGTGGATGCGGATCCATATTATTCTACTAATGACGAACCATTGCCACGCGTTTAA
- a CDS encoding TldD/PmbA family protein, translated as MTLITSPQSLQNEQALDLLDGIIAQSQADGVYVMLKAKDQALSRFSENQLSQNMQINQLNVAITSYFGQRSASAYTTDLTPESLRATLERSESLARLAPEDPEWVPLVEPQSYADRLPGYSEETADFSPLARGAIVQRVCAQGQKAGVESSGVVSTDVSVVAIANSEGLKAVARTTDADFSVTARQENGSSWRQVSAINIKDIPTEAITEQVISRAIASRHPREISPGIYPVVFEGAAFASLLPWVIWNLNAREADEGRSFMSRFDENGQVIGNLLGETLFSPLVQVERQPSHPLLQGRTFGSDGLSNKDLTIIGNGIPQTLFYSRYWAKKTGQTPQGDLYPIVMRGSEQSTADLIAQTERGILVSRAWYVRYVNPRTLEVTGMTRDGTFWIENGQIAYPIKNLRFNQVLPEMLREVEGLSQVDRFGGMVVPGVKVGAFCFTSITESI; from the coding sequence ATGACCTTAATTACTAGTCCCCAATCACTTCAAAATGAACAAGCTTTAGACTTATTAGATGGGATTATCGCCCAATCTCAAGCCGATGGAGTGTATGTGATGCTCAAAGCTAAAGATCAAGCTCTATCGCGTTTTTCTGAAAACCAACTCAGCCAAAATATGCAAATAAATCAGCTCAATGTGGCGATTACGAGCTATTTTGGTCAGCGTAGTGCCTCAGCGTACACGACAGATTTAACCCCCGAAAGTCTACGGGCAACTCTGGAGCGATCAGAGAGTTTAGCGCGTTTAGCACCAGAGGATCCCGAATGGGTACCTTTGGTAGAACCTCAAAGCTACGCAGACAGACTACCAGGTTATAGCGAGGAAACGGCTGATTTTTCTCCTTTAGCTCGAGGTGCAATAGTGCAGCGCGTCTGTGCGCAGGGACAAAAAGCAGGGGTAGAAAGCTCAGGGGTGGTTAGTACCGATGTCTCGGTGGTGGCGATCGCTAACTCCGAAGGACTAAAGGCTGTAGCTCGTACTACTGATGCGGATTTTAGCGTAACGGCGCGTCAAGAGAATGGTTCGAGTTGGCGACAGGTATCTGCTATTAACATCAAGGATATCCCCACAGAGGCAATCACTGAACAGGTAATTAGTAGAGCGATCGCTTCGCGTCATCCCCGGGAAATCTCACCGGGAATTTATCCCGTCGTGTTTGAGGGGGCGGCTTTTGCGAGTTTATTACCCTGGGTAATCTGGAATTTAAATGCTAGAGAAGCGGATGAGGGACGTTCTTTTATGTCTCGTTTTGATGAGAATGGTCAAGTGATTGGCAATCTATTGGGAGAAACCCTATTTAGTCCTTTGGTACAGGTAGAGCGCCAACCGAGTCATCCTCTGTTACAGGGGCGGACTTTTGGTAGCGATGGACTCAGTAACAAGGATCTGACTATTATTGGTAATGGTATTCCTCAAACTCTCTTTTATAGTCGCTACTGGGCAAAAAAAACGGGTCAAACCCCCCAAGGAGACTTATACCCTATCGTAATGAGGGGATCAGAGCAGAGTACTGCTGATTTAATCGCTCAAACCGAACGGGGTATCTTAGTCAGTCGCGCTTGGTACGTGCGTTACGTTAATCCCCGCACTTTGGAAGTTACGGGGATGACTCGTGATGGTACTTTTTGGATTGAAAATGGTCAAATCGCTTATCCTATCAAAAATTTGCGCTTTAACCAGGTTTTACCGGAGATGCTCCGAGAAGTTGAGGGATTGAGCCAAGTAGATCGTTTTGGTGGAATGGTGGTCCCAGGGGTTAAGGTAGGGGCGTTTTGCTTTACTAGTATCACTGAGAGTATTTAA
- a CDS encoding PAS domain-containing sensor histidine kinase, whose product MQQYFWLQSSSNQAESPLATLPQPTETELETLRRQHELILNSVGEGVYGLDLDGRVTFVNPAAANMIGWAIPDLLGQPMHAVLHHSKPNGSPYPAHECPIYEAFRDGRIHRSNTEVFWRKDGSNFPVEFISSPMQDQQGKVVGTVVAFQDITQRKWAETLLQRTNEELELKVRDRTAALQQSNEELQELSELKSRFVAMVCHEFRNPLNNILLSASSLDRYDSQMSPDQRRDYLKGVKIDVERMTRMIDDILAIGKIEAHKLMIQPAPLELVQFCHSLVAEMQLLANQQSLTVTSRHRQLIAELDEKLLRSILTNILSNSIRYSRNQSPIHLRLSKRNSQAIFQISDRGIGIPPEDLPHLFDLFHRGKNVSNISGTGLGLNIVKRFVDLHNGQIRVESKLNIGTTFTITLPLFP is encoded by the coding sequence ATGCAACAATACTTTTGGTTACAATCGTCATCCAATCAAGCTGAATCACCCCTTGCGACACTGCCTCAGCCCACCGAAACCGAGTTGGAAACCCTGCGTCGCCAGCATGAGTTGATCTTGAATTCAGTGGGGGAAGGGGTCTATGGACTGGATCTCGATGGTCGGGTAACCTTTGTCAATCCAGCCGCCGCGAATATGATTGGCTGGGCAATTCCGGATCTACTCGGTCAGCCCATGCATGCGGTTTTGCATCACTCCAAACCCAATGGTAGCCCCTATCCAGCCCACGAATGCCCGATCTATGAGGCGTTTCGAGATGGGCGCATTCACCGTTCCAATACAGAAGTGTTCTGGCGCAAGGATGGCTCCAACTTCCCCGTGGAATTTATCAGCTCCCCCATGCAGGATCAGCAAGGCAAAGTAGTGGGAACGGTGGTGGCATTCCAGGATATTACTCAGCGCAAGTGGGCAGAAACCTTGTTGCAGCGAACCAATGAAGAGCTAGAGCTAAAAGTGCGCGATCGCACGGCAGCCCTCCAGCAGTCCAATGAGGAACTCCAAGAACTTAGTGAACTCAAATCTCGCTTCGTTGCCATGGTGTGTCATGAATTCCGCAATCCGCTCAACAATATTTTGCTGTCGGCATCTTCCCTCGATCGCTATGACTCACAGATGTCCCCTGACCAGCGCCGAGACTATCTCAAAGGAGTCAAGATCGATGTAGAGCGCATGACTCGGATGATTGATGACATCTTGGCGATTGGTAAAATCGAAGCGCATAAACTAATGATTCAGCCAGCACCCCTTGAATTAGTCCAGTTTTGTCATTCGTTGGTGGCAGAAATGCAGTTACTCGCTAACCAGCAGTCACTCACTGTCACCAGTCGTCATCGGCAACTGATCGCAGAACTAGATGAAAAACTGCTGCGATCGATTTTGACTAATATTCTCTCTAATTCAATTCGCTACTCTCGTAATCAATCCCCAATTCACCTGCGACTATCGAAACGCAATAGTCAAGCGATTTTTCAGATTAGCGATCGGGGAATTGGTATCCCACCAGAAGATTTACCTCACCTGTTTGATCTGTTCCATCGCGGCAAAAATGTCAGCAATATCTCAGGAACCGGATTGGGATTAAACATTGTTAAACGCTTTGTAGACTTGCACAATGGACAAATTAGGGTGGAAAGTAAACTGAATATCGGAACAACGTTTACAATTACCTTGCCCCTTTTCCCTTGA
- the gatB gene encoding Asp-tRNA(Asn)/Glu-tRNA(Gln) amidotransferase subunit GatB: MTEYEVIIGLETHCQLNTKTKIFSNASTEFGAPPNEHISPICLGYPGVLPVLNEKVLEYAVKAGLALNCQIAPYSKFDRKQYFYPDLPKNYQISQYDLPIAEHGWLEIELVDKQTGVVTGKKIGITRAHMEEDAGKLVHGGSDRLSGSTYSLVDFNRAGVPLLEIVSEPDLRSATEAAEYARELRRIVRYLGISDGNMQEGSLRCDVNISVRPVGQKEFGVKVEIKNMNSFNAIQKAIEYEIERQIKAITAGEKIKQETRLWEEGSQRTSSMRSKEGSSDYRYFPEPDLPPIEVSATQKETWRAELPELPAQKRHRYEQELDLSPYDARVLTDDREMAEYFEAAIALGANPKLVANWVTQDISAHLNNNKLELSQIALTPEALSELVKLIEAQTISGKIAKDILPELLTEGGSPQKIVESKGLNQISDPQALAQLIEEVLAAHPQELAAFRGGKTKLKGFFVGQIMKKSEGRADPKLTNQLLAEKLENS; this comes from the coding sequence ATGACTGAGTATGAAGTAATTATCGGACTCGAAACCCATTGTCAACTGAATACCAAAACCAAGATTTTTAGTAACGCATCTACGGAATTTGGCGCACCCCCTAATGAACATATTTCCCCGATATGTCTGGGTTATCCAGGGGTATTACCAGTACTCAATGAAAAGGTATTGGAGTACGCGGTCAAAGCAGGGTTAGCCTTAAACTGTCAAATAGCCCCCTACAGTAAATTCGACAGGAAACAGTATTTTTACCCCGATTTACCGAAAAATTATCAAATATCTCAATATGATTTACCGATCGCCGAACATGGATGGTTAGAGATCGAACTGGTAGATAAACAAACAGGAGTAGTAACAGGCAAAAAAATAGGTATTACTAGAGCCCATATGGAAGAAGACGCGGGAAAACTAGTACATGGAGGAAGCGATCGCCTATCAGGATCGACCTATTCCCTAGTAGATTTTAACCGAGCGGGCGTACCCCTATTAGAAATAGTCTCCGAACCAGACTTGAGATCAGCCACAGAAGCTGCTGAATACGCGCGGGAATTGCGCCGCATCGTGCGTTATTTGGGGATTAGCGACGGCAATATGCAAGAAGGATCCCTGCGCTGTGACGTGAACATATCCGTGCGTCCAGTAGGACAAAAAGAATTCGGGGTTAAAGTAGAAATCAAAAATATGAACTCCTTTAACGCGATTCAAAAAGCGATCGAATACGAAATCGAAAGACAAATCAAAGCCATTACCGCAGGGGAAAAAATCAAACAAGAAACCAGACTCTGGGAAGAGGGAAGTCAACGCACCTCAAGTATGCGCTCCAAAGAAGGCTCCAGTGACTATCGTTATTTTCCCGAACCAGACTTACCACCGATTGAAGTCTCAGCAACCCAAAAGGAAACATGGCGCGCCGAACTACCAGAATTACCCGCCCAAAAACGTCACCGTTATGAACAAGAATTAGACTTATCCCCCTATGACGCGCGGGTTTTAACCGATGATCGAGAAATGGCAGAATATTTTGAAGCCGCGATCGCCTTAGGTGCTAACCCCAAATTAGTAGCCAATTGGGTAACCCAAGACATCAGCGCCCATCTTAACAACAATAAGCTCGAGCTGAGTCAAATCGCCCTTACTCCTGAAGCTTTAAGCGAGTTAGTAAAATTAATCGAAGCTCAAACGATCAGCGGTAAAATAGCCAAAGACATCTTACCAGAACTATTAACAGAGGGAGGTTCACCCCAAAAAATAGTAGAAAGCAAAGGATTAAACCAAATTTCTGACCCTCAAGCCCTCGCTCAACTAATTGAAGAGGTTTTAGCCGCCCATCCCCAAGAATTAGCCGCATTTCGCGGTGGCAAAACCAAGCTCAAAGGCTTTTTTGTCGGACAGATCATGAAAAAAAGCGAAGGACGCGCCGATCCCAAATTAACCAACCAGTTATTAGCAGAAAAATTGGAAAATTCATAG
- a CDS encoding molybdenum cofactor biosynthesis protein B gives MIPHPDPIAPTPLNCVVITVSDTRSPENDRSGELIKSFLQTGGHVTVGYRIIPDEPETIASELEVWETQAVDAFIFNGGTGISKRDRTVESVSGKLERIIPGFGELFRLLSYQSIGSRAMSSRAIAGVYQEKLVFCIPGSTNGVKLAMEKLILPELVHLSQQIKK, from the coding sequence ATGATTCCCCACCCCGATCCGATCGCACCGACTCCTTTAAACTGCGTGGTGATCACAGTCAGTGATACTCGTTCTCCTGAAAACGATCGCAGTGGGGAGTTGATTAAAAGTTTCCTACAGACGGGAGGTCACGTTACGGTGGGTTATCGCATTATTCCCGATGAACCAGAGACAATAGCGAGTGAGTTAGAAGTTTGGGAAACTCAAGCAGTAGATGCGTTCATTTTCAATGGTGGGACGGGTATTAGTAAAAGAGATCGCACCGTTGAGAGTGTATCTGGCAAGTTAGAGCGGATTATACCTGGATTTGGCGAATTATTTCGTTTACTGAGTTATCAAAGCATAGGTTCAAGAGCGATGTCTTCCAGGGCGATCGCTGGAGTTTATCAAGAAAAATTAGTTTTCTGTATCCCGGGTTCGACCAATGGGGTTAAACTAGCGATGGAAAAGCTAATCTTACCCGAACTAGTTCATCTGAGCCAACAAATCAAGAAATGA
- a CDS encoding FHA domain-containing protein, whose translation MENSQFEHILLVERDGNQTNFVLSNESFSIGRHSSNSLVIKSKVISRHHATILPFNASNQEVFSFWIIDGNEQGIVSTNGFTVNDQPCLMHQLKPGDIIVFPDNTKITYQMRDKSQKHDSDEDIPTGIITKPEKIASKDNQFKVKTDFHHFLSSSRLETRIYVQNMTMLCLLLEKELEIVSSKNQVISLIFIFYNLNKLKEIYPQTYQKILRLYQLTFNQKNSSNQDFILSFNYFEIAVLHGVNQKKVTGLVKELTEDMYLTSKKLNLPGTEKIIIGAYSQVPQSERNIKMLIEKVGQTLQIKAREGTEGDDLFLDLNLLRLE comes from the coding sequence ATGGAAAATTCTCAGTTTGAGCATATTCTGCTCGTAGAGCGCGATGGCAATCAAACCAATTTTGTTCTTAGCAATGAATCATTTTCTATAGGCAGACATTCATCTAATTCTTTGGTGATCAAATCTAAAGTTATTTCCCGCCATCATGCGACTATATTACCCTTCAATGCCAGTAATCAAGAAGTTTTCTCTTTTTGGATTATTGATGGTAATGAACAGGGAATTGTGAGCACTAATGGATTTACCGTTAATGATCAACCCTGTTTGATGCATCAGTTAAAACCAGGAGATATTATCGTTTTTCCCGACAACACCAAGATCACTTACCAGATGCGGGATAAGTCTCAAAAGCATGATTCAGACGAGGATATTCCCACGGGAATCATTACTAAACCAGAAAAAATAGCCAGCAAAGATAATCAATTTAAAGTTAAAACTGACTTCCACCATTTTCTTTCTTCTTCTCGCTTGGAAACTAGAATTTATGTACAAAATATGACTATGCTTTGTTTACTTTTAGAGAAAGAATTAGAAATAGTCAGCAGTAAAAATCAGGTTATTTCTTTAATTTTTATTTTTTATAACTTAAACAAATTAAAAGAAATATATCCTCAAACTTATCAAAAGATATTAAGACTTTATCAACTTACCTTCAATCAAAAAAATAGTAGCAATCAAGATTTTATTCTGTCATTTAACTATTTTGAAATTGCCGTCTTACACGGAGTTAACCAAAAAAAAGTGACCGGGTTAGTGAAGGAGTTAACTGAAGATATGTATCTAACTAGTAAAAAACTTAATTTACCAGGAACAGAAAAAATTATCATAGGAGCATACAGTCAAGTCCCACAAAGCGAGCGAAATATCAAAATGCTCATAGAAAAAGTAGGTCAAACTTTACAAATAAAAGCGAGAGAAGGAACAGAAGGCGATGATTTATTCCTTGACCTGAATTTATTGAGGTTAGAATGA
- a CDS encoding response regulator, which translates to MNQEIMTKVLVIEDESQTRHIFMTCLAFEGFCAIAAENGTIGVKLAHMHRPDLIICDIMMPDVDGYEVLSAVRRHPSTAAIPFIFLTAKVTMQDLRQGMERGADDYLTKPCSVEKFFAAITTRLERQAQLQACFSGIPADSNLEVGIFPDCARLSPVFAFIEANYAQPISLGAVAKAVGYSPAYLTNLAQELTGNSIKRWIIERRMFQARKLLRETDQPVRQIAESVGYPDVAYFTRQFRQFYGDPPQSWRNSVRLRSA; encoded by the coding sequence GTGAATCAAGAAATTATGACAAAAGTTCTAGTGATTGAAGATGAGAGCCAAACACGTCATATTTTCATGACCTGTTTAGCGTTTGAGGGATTTTGCGCTATCGCAGCCGAGAATGGCACGATAGGTGTCAAGCTGGCTCACATGCACCGACCGGATTTAATCATTTGCGACATCATGATGCCTGATGTGGATGGCTATGAAGTTCTATCGGCAGTGCGTCGCCATCCATCCACCGCTGCGATTCCGTTCATTTTTCTAACCGCAAAAGTCACCATGCAAGACCTGCGCCAGGGCATGGAAAGGGGAGCGGATGATTACTTGACAAAGCCCTGTAGCGTGGAGAAATTTTTCGCGGCGATCACCACTCGTCTAGAGCGGCAAGCCCAACTGCAAGCGTGTTTCAGTGGCATTCCGGCGGACAGTAACCTAGAGGTAGGTATTTTTCCGGACTGCGCCCGATTGTCGCCAGTATTTGCCTTTATTGAAGCCAATTACGCCCAGCCCATTAGCCTAGGTGCCGTGGCAAAAGCGGTCGGCTATTCTCCTGCCTATTTGACGAATCTGGCGCAAGAGTTAACGGGCAATAGCATCAAGCGCTGGATTATAGAACGCCGGATGTTCCAGGCACGAAAATTGCTGCGCGAAACAGACCAACCCGTGCGGCAAATTGCCGAAAGCGTTGGCTATCCAGATGTGGCTTACTTTACCCGCCAATTTCGGCAGTTTTATGGCGATCCACCCCAGTCTTGGCGTAATTCTGTGCGGCTGCGATCAGCATAG
- the argJ gene encoding bifunctional ornithine acetyltransferase/N-acetylglutamate synthase gives MTDWKEIPGGITAAKGFQAAGIAAGLKPSGAKDLALIWSETEAIAAGVFTTSVVRAACVDYCRQKIQTKTSTRAILCNAGQANAATGAQGWQDALDCAESVATYLNIPPGSVLLASTGVIGKRIRMEQLQQGIPSLVAALSPDGNETASRAIMTTDLVPKSIALETTIDDRPVRIGGIAKGSGMIHPNMATMLAFVTCDAMISTQLWQEMLSRAAQKSFNQITVDGDTSTNDSLIALANGQSRTPTITELHKDGQKLEAMLTAVCQHLAKAIARDGEGATCLIEVEVSGASDENSALQVARTIAGSSLVKSAIFGRDPNWGRIAAAAGRAGVSFHQEDLRIKLGDFLMMDNGQPLPYDRQKASDYLKAKSQGAYLQDDTVHISLCLGNGSGTGRAWGCDLSYDYVKINAEYTT, from the coding sequence ATGACAGACTGGAAAGAAATACCGGGTGGAATTACCGCAGCCAAAGGCTTTCAAGCCGCAGGCATCGCCGCAGGTTTAAAACCCTCAGGAGCCAAAGACCTAGCCCTAATTTGGTCAGAAACAGAAGCGATCGCCGCAGGAGTATTCACCACGAGCGTAGTCAGAGCCGCTTGTGTAGATTATTGTCGCCAAAAAATACAAACTAAAACCAGTACTCGCGCGATTCTTTGTAACGCCGGACAAGCCAACGCCGCCACCGGAGCACAGGGTTGGCAAGACGCACTAGACTGTGCTGAGAGCGTCGCTACATATCTAAACATTCCCCCAGGCTCTGTATTACTTGCTTCTACGGGAGTAATCGGAAAACGCATTCGGATGGAACAGCTACAACAGGGAATTCCTAGCTTAGTAGCAGCTCTGTCCCCAGATGGGAATGAAACAGCCTCGAGAGCGATTATGACCACAGATTTAGTACCCAAATCCATCGCCTTAGAAACGACCATAGACGATCGCCCTGTGCGCATTGGAGGTATTGCCAAAGGATCGGGTATGATTCACCCCAACATGGCAACGATGCTCGCTTTTGTTACCTGTGACGCCATGATATCAACTCAACTCTGGCAAGAAATGCTTAGTCGTGCCGCACAAAAAAGCTTTAACCAAATTACCGTAGACGGAGACACCAGTACCAACGATAGCTTAATCGCCCTAGCTAATGGTCAGTCACGCACTCCTACTATCACCGAATTACACAAAGACGGCCAAAAACTAGAAGCGATGCTCACCGCTGTCTGTCAGCATTTAGCCAAAGCGATCGCCAGAGATGGAGAAGGCGCTACCTGTCTCATCGAAGTAGAAGTTAGTGGTGCTTCCGATGAAAACTCAGCTTTACAAGTAGCTCGAACGATTGCAGGCTCATCTTTGGTTAAATCAGCGATTTTTGGCAGAGATCCCAACTGGGGTAGAATCGCCGCCGCCGCAGGTCGCGCTGGTGTATCCTTTCATCAAGAAGATCTCCGTATTAAGTTGGGTGATTTCCTGATGATGGATAACGGACAACCCCTTCCCTATGATCGCCAAAAAGCCAGCGATTATCTCAAAGCCAAATCCCAAGGCGCCTATTTACAAGACGATACCGTACACATATCCCTGTGTTTGGGAAATGGTTCCGGTACAGGTCGAGCGTGGGGTTGTGACTTGAGTTATGATTACGTCAAAATCAACGCCGAGTATACTACTTAA
- a CDS encoding DUF29 family protein encodes MEELLELKDLLLSGNTSGALSLIEEMTEMSKDDKLNKIFSFSIILLLHLIKQQAEQRSTRSWEISIRNAVRQIKRINKRRQRGGSYLTTEELRETLTEAYLAALDEASLQAFEGRYDPEEIAEMVEQIAIINQALELILES; translated from the coding sequence ATGGAAGAATTATTAGAATTAAAAGATTTATTGTTGTCTGGAAATACTTCTGGGGCTTTGTCATTGATAGAAGAAATGACAGAAATGAGTAAAGATGACAAGCTTAATAAGATTTTTAGCTTTAGCATAATACTATTATTACATTTGATTAAACAGCAAGCTGAACAACGAAGTACACGCTCATGGGAAATCTCAATTCGTAATGCAGTGCGACAAATTAAACGAATCAATAAACGACGCCAAAGAGGAGGTAGTTATTTGACAACGGAAGAATTGAGGGAAACTTTAACCGAAGCTTATTTAGCCGCATTAGATGAAGCATCATTACAAGCTTTTGAAGGAAGATACGACCCTGAGGAAATAGCAGAGATGGTTGAACAAATTGCGATTATTAACCAAGCACTGGAATTAATTTTGGAATCATAG